A DNA window from Halostella salina contains the following coding sequences:
- a CDS encoding prephenate dehydrogenase/arogenate dehydrogenase family protein: METLVVGAGAMGRWFARTVDADVAFADADAAAADAAAGAVGGRAVPLDADGRFDAVCVAVPISAAEAAIAEHAPRATRAVFDVTGVMAGPVAAMAEHAPDAERASLHPMFAPGNAPGNVAAVVDAGGPTTDAVLADLAAAGNEVYETTPAEHDAAMESVQASAHAAVLAFALAADDVPAGLRTPVHEGLLDLVGQVTGNEPGVYAEIQATFDGADAVADAARRIAEADGDEFAALYEAAGEAADSEGEP; the protein is encoded by the coding sequence ATGGAGACGCTGGTCGTCGGCGCTGGCGCGATGGGTCGCTGGTTCGCCCGGACCGTGGACGCCGACGTCGCCTTCGCCGACGCCGACGCGGCGGCCGCCGACGCGGCGGCCGGGGCGGTCGGCGGGCGCGCGGTCCCGCTCGACGCCGACGGTCGGTTCGACGCGGTCTGTGTCGCCGTGCCGATCTCCGCTGCCGAGGCGGCGATCGCCGAGCACGCCCCGCGTGCGACGCGGGCGGTGTTCGACGTGACGGGCGTCATGGCCGGGCCGGTCGCGGCGATGGCCGAGCACGCGCCCGACGCCGAGCGGGCGAGCCTGCACCCGATGTTCGCGCCGGGGAACGCGCCCGGCAACGTCGCCGCGGTGGTCGACGCGGGTGGACCAACCACCGACGCCGTCCTCGCCGACCTCGCGGCTGCCGGCAACGAGGTGTACGAGACCACGCCGGCCGAGCACGACGCCGCGATGGAGTCCGTCCAGGCGAGCGCCCACGCCGCCGTGCTCGCGTTCGCGCTCGCGGCCGACGACGTGCCGGCGGGCCTCCGAACGCCCGTGCACGAGGGCCTGCTCGACCTCGTCGGGCAGGTGACTGGGAACGAGCCGGGAGTGTACGCGGAGATACAGGCGACGTTCGACGGGGCCGACGCCGTCGCCGACGCCGCCCGCCGGATCGCCGAGGCCGACGGCGACGAGTTCGCGGCGCTGTACGAGGCTGCTGGCGAGGCCGCCGACTCGGAGGGGGAGCCATGA
- a CDS encoding M24 family metallopeptidase, with the protein MEPDLSDLDAHLADVDADGYLIFADGDESDQLYLAGFGAPDPFTTLYTPDGTHLLVSGLEYGRAVSESRADSVARLAEYDARANVEEYGKHEGGCRTRAAFLADHGVERVAVPEDFPVAMADTLRDLGVDVVPETDDVITEIRAVKTDEEVDHIRTAQRANEAAMAAAEELIAAADVEDGTLVHDGEPLTSERVTEEIEVTLLRHGCALDETIVACGADAADPHDRGSGPLRADETIVVDIFPRDKASNYHADMTRTFVKGEPSDAVRDYYEVTLDAQEAAFDAIEPGVTGEDVHDAVCDVYEDAGYPTLRSDEAAETGFIHGTGHGIGLDVHELPTVSPNGGELEPGHVITVEPGLYDPEVGGVRIEDFVVVTEDGYENLVDYEKELVVD; encoded by the coding sequence ATGGAACCGGACCTCTCCGACCTCGACGCGCACCTCGCGGACGTCGACGCGGACGGCTACCTGATCTTCGCGGACGGCGACGAGTCCGACCAGCTCTACCTCGCCGGGTTCGGCGCGCCCGACCCGTTCACGACGCTGTACACGCCCGACGGCACCCACCTGCTCGTCTCCGGGCTGGAGTACGGCCGTGCGGTCTCGGAGAGCCGGGCCGACAGCGTCGCCCGCCTCGCCGAGTACGACGCCCGGGCGAACGTCGAGGAGTACGGTAAGCACGAGGGAGGCTGCCGGACGCGCGCCGCGTTCCTCGCCGACCACGGCGTCGAGCGCGTCGCCGTCCCCGAGGACTTCCCCGTCGCGATGGCCGACACGCTCCGGGACCTCGGCGTCGACGTGGTGCCGGAGACCGACGACGTGATCACAGAGATACGGGCGGTCAAAACCGACGAGGAGGTCGACCACATTCGGACCGCACAGCGTGCCAACGAGGCCGCGATGGCCGCCGCCGAGGAGCTCATCGCCGCGGCGGACGTCGAGGACGGCACGCTCGTCCACGACGGCGAGCCGCTGACCAGCGAGCGCGTGACCGAGGAGATAGAGGTGACGCTGCTGCGCCACGGCTGCGCGCTGGACGAGACGATCGTCGCCTGCGGCGCGGACGCGGCCGACCCCCACGACCGCGGCAGCGGGCCGCTCCGGGCCGACGAGACGATCGTCGTCGACATCTTCCCCCGGGACAAGGCGAGCAACTACCACGCCGACATGACCCGGACGTTCGTGAAGGGCGAGCCGTCCGACGCGGTGCGGGACTACTACGAGGTCACGCTGGACGCTCAGGAGGCGGCGTTCGACGCCATCGAGCCCGGCGTGACGGGCGAGGACGTCCACGACGCCGTCTGTGACGTGTACGAGGACGCGGGCTACCCGACCCTCCGGAGCGACGAGGCGGCCGAGACGGGGTTCATCCACGGCACCGGCCACGGGATCGGCCTCGACGTCCACGAACTCCCGACCGTCTCCCCCAACGGCGGCGAACTCGAACCCGGCCATGTGATAACGGTCGAGCCGGGCCTGTACGACCCCGAGGTCGGCGGCGTCCGGATCGAGGACTTCGTCGTCGTCACCGAGGACGGCTACGAGAACCTCGTCGACTACGAGAAGGAACTGGTCGTCGACTGA